The Methanothrix sp. sequence CGAGAGCTTGATTTTTCTTGCGGTTCGTTGATATCTGATGCGCCATCTCATAGTATGTCAGATTGTAGCGGTCATCCTCCCATGCCTCCTTCTTCGCTGCCAGAGCATCGTTGTAGAGCTGCCTGCAGGTCTCCAGCGTGTCCTCCAACTTCTTGATCTGATCCTCAGTCGGATACAGCCGGAACTTGTAGG is a genomic window containing:
- a CDS encoding helix-turn-helix domain-containing protein, which translates into the protein MRSAYKFRLYPTEDQIKKLEDTLETCRQLYNDALAAKKEAWEDDRYNLTYYEMAHQISTNRKKNQAL